The following proteins are co-located in the Shouchella hunanensis genome:
- the gatC gene encoding Asp-tRNA(Asn)/Glu-tRNA(Gln) amidotransferase subunit GatC, whose amino-acid sequence MSRISQEQVKHVAHLARLSITEEEAERFQGQLEAIITAAEQLNEVDTEGVIPTTHVLTMQNVMREDKPVEGLKVEEVLKNAPDHEGGQVRVPSVF is encoded by the coding sequence ATGTCTAGAATTTCACAAGAACAAGTTAAACACGTCGCTCACCTTGCGCGTTTATCCATAACAGAAGAAGAAGCAGAACGTTTTCAGGGGCAGTTAGAAGCCATTATTACTGCCGCAGAGCAATTAAACGAAGTTGATACAGAAGGGGTTATCCCGACAACTCATGTGCTAACGATGCAAAATGTTATGCGTGAAGATAAGCCAGTTGAAGGTTTGAAAGTAGAAGAAGTGTTAAAAAACGCGCCAGATCACGAAGGCGGACAAGTCCGTGTTCCTTCAGTGTTTTAA
- the gatB gene encoding Asp-tRNA(Asn)/Glu-tRNA(Gln) amidotransferase subunit GatB: MNFETIIGLEVHVELKTESKIFSPSPNHFGADPNTNTSVIDLGYPGVLPVLNERAVDFAMKAALALNCQIATDTKFDRKNYFYPDNPKAYQISQFDKPIGENGWIEIEVNGKKKKIGITRLHMEEDAGKLTHADDGYSLVDYNRQGTPLVEIVSEPDIRTPEEAYAYLEKLKAIIQYTGVSDCKMEEGSLRCDANISLRPIGQEKFGTKTELKNLNSFNFVRKGLEYEEKRQEQVLVAGGVIEQETRRYDEAGNKTILMRVKEGSDDYRYFPEPDLLNLYIDDSWKERVRQEIPELPDARKERYVRDLGLPAYDAHVLTLTKEMSDFFEETLQQGADSKLTSNYLMGDVLAYLNAEQKELVDVALTPAGLAGMIKLISEGTISSKIAKKVFKELIENGGDAEQIVKDKGLVQISDEGELRKMVTDVLDANEQSIIDYKNGKDRALGFLVGQIMKASKGKANPPMVNKLLVEEMNKR; this comes from the coding sequence ATGAATTTTGAAACAATTATTGGATTAGAAGTACACGTAGAGTTAAAAACAGAATCAAAAATTTTCTCACCGAGCCCTAACCATTTCGGTGCTGATCCTAATACAAATACGAGTGTGATTGACCTTGGCTATCCAGGTGTTTTACCAGTATTAAATGAACGAGCTGTTGATTTTGCAATGAAAGCTGCTTTAGCCTTAAATTGCCAAATTGCGACAGATACAAAGTTTGATCGAAAAAACTATTTTTATCCAGACAATCCTAAAGCCTATCAGATATCACAATTTGACAAGCCTATTGGTGAAAACGGATGGATTGAAATTGAAGTAAATGGAAAAAAGAAAAAGATTGGTATTACGCGTCTGCACATGGAAGAGGATGCAGGAAAGCTTACGCACGCTGATGATGGCTATTCTCTTGTCGACTATAACCGTCAAGGAACACCGCTTGTCGAGATCGTTTCTGAGCCAGACATTCGCACGCCAGAAGAAGCATATGCTTACTTGGAAAAGTTAAAAGCGATTATCCAATATACAGGTGTATCTGACTGTAAAATGGAGGAAGGTTCTTTACGTTGTGACGCAAACATTTCTCTTCGTCCAATAGGGCAAGAAAAATTCGGTACAAAAACAGAGTTGAAGAACTTAAATTCATTTAACTTTGTTCGTAAAGGCTTAGAGTACGAAGAAAAGCGTCAAGAACAAGTGTTAGTAGCTGGTGGTGTAATTGAGCAAGAAACACGTCGCTATGATGAAGCTGGAAACAAAACGATTCTCATGCGTGTCAAAGAAGGGTCAGACGATTACCGTTACTTCCCTGAGCCAGACTTGCTTAATCTATATATTGATGACAGCTGGAAAGAGCGAGTTCGTCAAGAGATTCCTGAACTGCCTGATGCGCGAAAAGAACGCTATGTGCGTGACCTTGGCTTACCTGCATATGATGCGCATGTATTGACGTTAACAAAAGAAATGTCGGATTTCTTTGAAGAGACATTGCAACAAGGGGCAGACTCTAAGCTTACTTCAAATTACTTAATGGGTGACGTACTTGCTTATTTGAATGCAGAACAGAAGGAATTAGTTGATGTTGCGTTAACACCAGCTGGTTTAGCCGGCATGATTAAGCTTATTTCAGAAGGTACGATTTCTTCAAAAATTGCTAAAAAAGTATTTAAAGAGCTTATTGAAAACGGTGGCGATGCGGAACAAATCGTTAAAGATAAAGGACTTGTGCAAATTTCTGATGAAGGTGAACTGCGTAAAATGGTTACTGACGTATTAGATGCAAATGAACAGTCCATTATCGATTACAAAAACGGAAAAGATCGTGCGCTCGGATTCCTTGTCGGACAAATAATGAAGGCATCAAAAGGAAAAGCGAATCCACCGATGGTAAATAAGCTATTAGTGGAAGAGATGAACAAACGGTAA
- the pcrA gene encoding DNA helicase PcrA, protein MQDTIIERMLEGLNPEQRKAVVHTDGPVLLMAGAGSGKTRVLTHRISYLLRHNQTPPWAVLALTFTNKAAREMKDRVAQLVGPIAEDIWISTFHSMCVRILRRDIDRIGYNRNFSILDSADQLSVIKQILKAQNIDTKKFDPKAILSMISSAKNELRSAKAFAKTAEGMFDQVAADVYLEFEKRLKVNNALDFDDLIMKTIELFSDVPEVLEFYQRKFQYIHVDEYQDTNKAQYKLIKLMGDRLQNICVVGDSDQSIYKWRGADIQNILSFEKDYPDATVIMLEQNYRSTKTILQAANKVIGNNGNRKPKNLWTENDQGKKITVYEAASEQAEAQFVVEKIKETAAKESSFSYADVAILYRTNAQSRIIEEFFIKSNLEYTIVGGTKFYDRKEIKDVLAYLRLVSNPEDDISLARIVNVPKRGIGATTVDKIAAYATQNGLSMYRALAEIDHIGVTARAKTKLIEFRDQVSGWVQQQDYLSVTELVEELLDKVGYRDMLKAEQTIEAQSRLENIDEFISVTQEFEKRSEEKDLVSFLTDLALVADIDQLDDDKVEAPKEAITLMTLHSAKGLEFPYVFLIGMEEGIFPHNRSLFDDEEMEEERRLAYVGITRAEKELYVTSAKMRTLYGRTNTNPSSRFIAEIPEDCREEHGVPVWSRGSKQGNSAASMAAKRTSAMSSRMTNTGGDSFEWAVGDKASHKKWGVGTVVSIKGEGDSVELDIAFTPPTGIKRLFAKFAPITKV, encoded by the coding sequence ATGCAAGATACAATCATAGAACGAATGTTAGAAGGTCTAAACCCAGAGCAACGAAAAGCGGTTGTACACACAGATGGTCCAGTCTTACTTATGGCTGGAGCTGGTAGCGGAAAGACGCGTGTTTTAACACACCGAATTAGCTATTTGTTACGTCATAATCAAACGCCTCCATGGGCAGTGCTTGCCTTGACGTTTACAAATAAAGCAGCACGAGAAATGAAAGATCGAGTTGCGCAATTAGTTGGTCCAATCGCTGAAGATATTTGGATTTCCACTTTCCACTCCATGTGCGTTCGTATTTTAAGAAGAGACATTGATCGAATTGGCTACAATCGTAATTTCTCCATTCTAGATTCGGCAGATCAACTTTCCGTTATTAAGCAAATTTTAAAAGCACAAAACATTGATACAAAAAAGTTTGATCCTAAAGCAATACTTAGCATGATTTCTAGTGCGAAAAACGAACTTAGATCTGCGAAAGCTTTCGCGAAAACAGCTGAAGGCATGTTTGATCAAGTAGCCGCAGATGTGTATTTAGAATTTGAGAAGCGTTTAAAAGTAAACAATGCGTTAGACTTTGATGATTTAATCATGAAGACGATTGAATTGTTCAGTGATGTGCCGGAAGTCCTCGAATTTTATCAACGCAAATTTCAATACATTCATGTCGATGAGTATCAAGATACAAATAAAGCGCAATATAAGCTTATAAAGCTAATGGGCGACCGTCTACAAAATATTTGTGTTGTAGGTGATTCCGATCAGTCGATATACAAATGGCGAGGAGCGGATATTCAGAATATCCTCTCGTTTGAAAAAGACTATCCAGATGCAACAGTCATTATGCTAGAGCAAAACTATCGTTCCACAAAAACGATCTTGCAAGCTGCTAATAAAGTGATTGGAAATAACGGGAACCGGAAGCCGAAAAATCTTTGGACAGAAAATGACCAAGGGAAAAAGATAACCGTTTATGAAGCGGCATCAGAGCAAGCTGAGGCACAATTTGTTGTGGAAAAAATAAAAGAAACAGCTGCAAAAGAGTCAAGTTTTTCCTATGCTGATGTGGCTATTCTTTACCGGACGAATGCCCAATCTCGAATCATTGAGGAATTCTTTATTAAATCGAATCTAGAATACACGATTGTTGGCGGCACAAAGTTCTACGATCGTAAAGAAATTAAAGATGTTCTTGCTTATCTGCGATTAGTGTCCAATCCAGAAGACGACATTAGTTTAGCACGAATCGTTAATGTTCCAAAAAGAGGAATAGGAGCCACAACGGTAGATAAAATCGCTGCATACGCCACTCAAAATGGTCTGTCGATGTACCGGGCTTTAGCTGAAATTGATCATATTGGTGTGACAGCTCGAGCTAAAACAAAACTTATTGAATTTCGTGATCAAGTTAGCGGGTGGGTTCAACAACAAGATTATTTATCGGTAACAGAGCTTGTTGAAGAGCTTCTAGACAAGGTAGGTTACCGAGATATGTTAAAAGCAGAACAAACGATAGAAGCCCAATCACGCTTAGAAAATATTGATGAATTTATTTCTGTTACGCAGGAATTTGAAAAGCGTAGTGAGGAAAAGGACTTAGTTTCTTTCCTAACAGATTTAGCTTTAGTTGCAGATATTGACCAACTTGATGATGATAAGGTGGAAGCACCTAAAGAGGCTATCACACTTATGACCCTTCATTCAGCTAAAGGATTAGAGTTTCCTTACGTGTTTCTAATTGGGATGGAAGAAGGTATTTTCCCTCACAATCGTTCATTATTTGATGATGAAGAAATGGAAGAAGAGCGACGTTTAGCATATGTTGGTATAACAAGAGCTGAAAAAGAGTTGTATGTAACGAGTGCAAAAATGAGAACATTATACGGACGAACCAATACGAATCCATCGTCACGTTTTATTGCAGAAATTCCAGAAGACTGTAGGGAAGAGCACGGTGTTCCGGTTTGGAGTAGAGGGAGTAAACAAGGAAATAGCGCAGCTTCAATGGCAGCAAAGCGAACAAGCGCCATGTCTTCAAGGATGACCAATACAGGTGGAGACAGCTTTGAATGGGCGGTTGGCGATAAAGCGTCTCACAAAAAATGGGGCGTCGGTACAGTTGTTAGTATAAAAGGAGAAGGGGATTCAGTCGAACTTGATATTGCGTTTACGCCACCAACAGGGATTAAACGATTGTTCGCTAAGTTTGCCCCGATTACGAAAGTATAA
- a CDS encoding heptaprenylglyceryl phosphate synthase produces the protein MNNINEWSHVFKLDPNKELTIDQLERLCESGTDAVIVGGTDGVTLDNTLELLVQVRRYPITVALEVSNMDSITPGFDYYLIPTVLNSRNPNWIIGQHHQAMKEYGELIDWDTFIPEGYCVLNPNAKVAELTDATTDLSVEDVTAYARLAENMLHLPFFYIEYSGQKGSVDVVKEAKAVLSSTKLIYGGGIETAEEAKQYAQYADVTVVGNAIYTNFKEAVKTVKAVKGGAY, from the coding sequence ATGAATAACATAAATGAGTGGTCGCATGTATTTAAGCTCGACCCTAATAAAGAATTAACAATAGATCAACTAGAACGTTTATGCGAATCAGGAACCGACGCGGTGATTGTTGGTGGAACTGATGGTGTGACGTTAGATAATACATTAGAACTACTTGTACAAGTGCGACGATACCCCATAACCGTTGCGCTGGAAGTCTCGAATATGGATTCCATTACACCTGGATTTGATTATTATTTAATTCCAACGGTTTTAAATAGCCGCAACCCTAACTGGATTATTGGTCAACATCACCAGGCAATGAAGGAGTATGGCGAATTAATTGATTGGGATACGTTCATTCCTGAGGGCTATTGTGTGTTGAATCCCAATGCAAAGGTAGCAGAGTTGACGGATGCTACCACTGACTTGTCAGTTGAAGATGTAACGGCTTATGCAAGACTGGCAGAAAACATGTTACACTTGCCGTTCTTCTATATTGAATATAGTGGACAGAAAGGTTCTGTTGATGTGGTGAAGGAAGCGAAAGCTGTCCTCTCTTCAACAAAACTAATTTATGGTGGTGGAATTGAAACGGCAGAAGAGGCAAAGCAATATGCGCAGTATGCTGATGTGACAGTTGTCGGTAATGCTATTTATACAAATTTTAAAGAAGCAGTGAAGACAGTAAAAGCAGTAAAAGGTGGTGCCTATTAA
- the gatA gene encoding Asp-tRNA(Asn)/Glu-tRNA(Gln) amidotransferase subunit GatA, with product MSLFDHSIKELHHKLAAKEINVSDLVDTSYKRIGEVDDKVKAFLTLDEERARTLAKQLDEVDASAKDVLFGMPIGIKDNIVTKDLRTTCSSKMLENFNPIYDATVMNKLRAAETITIGKINMDEFAMGSSNENSAFQTTANPWNTDYVPGGSSGGSAAAVAAGEVPFSLGSDTGGSIRQPAAYCGVVGLKPTYGRVSRYGLVAFASSLDQIGPITRSVEDNAYLFEAIAGHCPSDSTSAQLPVPPYHESLTGDIKGLRIAVPSEYLGEGVDPDVRQSILDALAVLEKQGAVWEEVSLPHSKYALAAYYVIASSEASANLARFDGVRYGYRAEGAKDLLDLYKKTRSEGFGDEVKRRIMLGTFALSSGYYDAYYKKAQQVRTLIKKDFDDVFASYDVVIGPTTPTPAFRIGDQLNDPMTMYANDILTIPVNLSGVPALSVPCGFKDGLPLGLQIIGKHFDEATIYRVADVYEKATSFSKEKPAL from the coding sequence ATGTCATTATTTGATCATTCGATAAAAGAGCTGCACCATAAGTTAGCAGCAAAAGAAATTAATGTGAGTGACCTTGTTGATACGTCGTATAAGCGTATTGGAGAAGTAGACGATAAGGTTAAAGCGTTTCTAACATTAGATGAAGAACGAGCTCGTACTTTAGCGAAGCAATTAGATGAAGTGGATGCATCTGCAAAAGATGTATTGTTCGGAATGCCAATTGGGATTAAGGATAATATTGTTACAAAAGACTTACGTACAACATGTTCAAGTAAAATGCTAGAAAACTTTAATCCGATTTACGATGCGACAGTCATGAACAAGCTAAGAGCGGCTGAGACAATTACAATCGGGAAAATTAATATGGATGAGTTTGCGATGGGTTCTTCAAATGAAAACTCAGCGTTCCAAACAACAGCAAATCCATGGAATACAGACTACGTTCCTGGTGGATCGAGTGGTGGTTCTGCGGCTGCGGTTGCTGCTGGCGAAGTACCATTTTCTCTCGGTTCTGATACAGGTGGTTCCATTCGTCAGCCTGCAGCGTACTGTGGAGTTGTTGGTTTAAAACCTACATATGGTCGTGTATCAAGATATGGTTTAGTTGCGTTTGCATCTTCCCTTGATCAAATTGGTCCAATTACGCGCTCTGTAGAAGACAATGCGTATCTTTTTGAAGCAATTGCTGGTCACTGCCCGTCTGATTCTACGTCAGCACAATTACCGGTTCCGCCGTATCATGAATCTTTAACAGGTGACATTAAAGGTTTGCGAATCGCAGTGCCATCTGAGTATCTTGGAGAAGGTGTCGATCCTGATGTACGTCAATCGATCCTTGATGCGCTAGCTGTTTTAGAAAAACAAGGTGCCGTATGGGAAGAAGTTTCTTTACCGCACTCTAAGTATGCTCTTGCTGCTTACTATGTAATTGCATCTTCAGAAGCCTCTGCCAACCTTGCTCGTTTTGATGGTGTTCGATATGGTTATCGTGCTGAAGGGGCAAAAGACTTACTCGATCTTTATAAGAAAACGCGCTCTGAAGGTTTTGGAGATGAAGTGAAGCGTAGAATTATGCTTGGCACATTCGCATTAAGCTCAGGGTACTATGACGCTTATTATAAGAAAGCACAGCAAGTTCGTACGCTCATCAAGAAAGATTTTGATGATGTATTTGCTTCTTACGATGTCGTTATTGGTCCGACAACACCTACACCTGCATTCCGCATTGGGGATCAATTAAATGATCCAATGACGATGTATGCAAACGATATTTTAACAATTCCTGTTAACCTTTCTGGTGTGCCGGCATTATCGGTTCCATGTGGATTTAAAGATGGCTTGCCGCTAGGCTTACAAATTATCGGTAAGCACTTTGATGAAGCAACGATTTACCGTGTTGCCGATGTGTACGAAAAAGCAACATCATTTTCTAAAGAAAAGCCAGCATTGTAA
- a CDS encoding GNAT family N-acetyltransferase, with protein sequence MDPILRHLPEEINTDRLRIRVPKKGDGEAVYTSIQRSKEELKKWLPFATKEQTAAEVEQNLREAYAKFLLRQDIRLLLFEKSNGEFVGSSGLHNLDWEVPKCEIGYWIDSRKSGYGFVTEAVEAITAYAFTHIQAKRVYIRCDSANQNSRAVAMRAGFQLEGILKNDEWSVDKTMLTDTAIYAKTVE encoded by the coding sequence ATGGATCCGATATTACGTCACTTACCAGAAGAAATAAATACAGATCGATTACGAATTCGCGTTCCAAAAAAAGGAGACGGTGAAGCGGTTTATACAAGTATCCAGCGTTCAAAAGAAGAGTTGAAAAAATGGCTTCCTTTTGCTACGAAGGAACAGACAGCGGCAGAGGTGGAACAAAATTTACGCGAAGCATATGCAAAATTCCTTTTAAGGCAAGACATTCGATTACTCTTATTCGAAAAAAGCAATGGGGAATTCGTGGGATCTTCTGGGCTACATAATTTGGATTGGGAAGTACCAAAATGTGAGATTGGCTATTGGATTGATTCTCGTAAAAGTGGATATGGGTTCGTGACAGAAGCAGTAGAGGCAATTACAGCATATGCTTTTACTCACATTCAAGCAAAACGGGTGTATATTCGCTGTGATTCAGCGAATCAAAACAGTCGTGCAGTTGCAATGCGAGCAGGCTTTCAACTGGAAGGCATATTAAAAAATGATGAGTGGTCTGTTGACAAAACAATGCTAACGGATACGGCTATTTATGCTAAAACGGTAGAGTAG
- a CDS encoding DinB family protein: MKLLFHYNWQVREEWINWCEQLSQEAFLKERIGGVGSFAKTLHHIIDVEWSWIRRLECKPDPEATLSQETTLLDIRQLHQTYHYDVQLFIERWTPSYEDRIYDDGHPPYDTWGVIMRHIIAHEIHHIGQLSIWARELDLKPVSANVIGRKLS; this comes from the coding sequence ATGAAATTGCTTTTTCACTATAATTGGCAAGTTCGTGAAGAGTGGATAAATTGGTGTGAACAATTAAGCCAAGAAGCCTTTTTAAAAGAACGAATTGGAGGTGTTGGTAGTTTTGCCAAAACGTTACACCATATTATTGATGTAGAGTGGAGCTGGATTAGACGATTGGAATGTAAGCCAGATCCAGAAGCAACGTTGTCACAGGAAACAACACTTCTAGACATACGGCAGCTTCATCAAACCTACCATTATGACGTGCAACTGTTTATTGAGCGTTGGACGCCTTCGTATGAGGATCGTATATACGATGATGGCCATCCACCTTACGATACGTGGGGAGTTATTATGCGGCATATCATCGCCCATGAAATTCATCATATTGGACAATTGTCTATATGGGCAAGAGAGCTCGACTTAAAGCCCGTTTCAGCAAATGTCATTGGAAGAAAGCTTAGCTAA
- the ligA gene encoding NAD-dependent DNA ligase LigA, translating to MDKQQAEGKMKELKEQLEDYGYHYYVLDQPKVPDAEYDRLLQELVHLEEAFPELATDDSPTMRIGGEPASAFKKVTHRVPMMSLSNAFSADDLRSFDRRVRQAVGDQVSYVCELKFDGLAISLTYENGSLVRGATRGDGTTGEEITSNLRTIPSIPLRLKKPVSIEVRGEAYMPKQSFERLNEAKEQAGEEKFANPRNAAAGSLRQLDPKIAAKRNLAMFAYSIGELSGQTITSHHQGLALLDDLGFKVNKEATVCQDIDEVIAFTEKWVENRHELPYEIDGIVIKVNDLAQHETLGFTAKSPRWATAYKFPAEEVVTTLYDIELNVGRTGVVTPTAILEPVVVAGTTVKRASLHNEDLIREKDVKLGDTVIVKKAGDIIPEVVGVIIEKRTGKEIDFHMPTECPECRSELDRIEGEVALRCLNPKCPAQIREGLIHFVSRNAMNIDGLGEKVISQLFSHQLIADVADLYTLDRDELLALERMGEKSVDNLLDAIQRSKDNSLERLLFGLGIRFVGAKAAKTLALAFDSMGNLRQASVDELLSVNEIGEKMADSIVSYFDKPEVDELLDKLKQAEVNMQYRGARPVIEQSDLESPFVGKTIVLTGKLSHWNRKEAQEKIEALGGTVTGSVSKKTDIVIAGEDAGSKQKKAESLGITIWTEAKFVQTMEDLD from the coding sequence ATGGACAAGCAACAAGCTGAGGGCAAGATGAAAGAGTTGAAAGAGCAATTAGAGGATTACGGCTACCATTACTATGTCCTTGATCAACCGAAAGTTCCTGATGCAGAATATGATCGCTTACTGCAGGAGTTAGTTCACTTAGAGGAAGCGTTTCCTGAGTTAGCAACAGACGATTCTCCGACGATGCGTATTGGCGGGGAACCTGCATCTGCATTTAAAAAAGTAACCCATCGTGTCCCGATGATGAGCTTGTCTAACGCTTTTTCAGCCGATGATTTACGTAGTTTTGACCGTCGCGTGCGCCAAGCAGTTGGTGATCAGGTTTCGTATGTGTGCGAGCTGAAGTTTGATGGTTTAGCCATCTCCTTAACGTATGAAAACGGTTCGCTTGTACGAGGCGCGACAAGAGGAGATGGAACTACGGGAGAAGAGATTACAAGCAATTTGCGCACAATCCCTTCTATCCCATTACGCTTGAAAAAGCCTGTTTCTATTGAAGTTCGCGGCGAAGCCTATATGCCAAAACAATCGTTTGAGCGGTTAAATGAAGCGAAGGAACAAGCTGGGGAAGAGAAATTTGCGAATCCTAGAAATGCGGCAGCTGGTTCATTACGACAGCTTGACCCTAAGATTGCAGCTAAACGGAATTTAGCTATGTTTGCTTATTCAATTGGTGAATTAAGCGGTCAGACCATTACCAGTCATCATCAAGGATTGGCGTTGTTAGATGATTTAGGTTTTAAAGTAAACAAAGAAGCGACAGTGTGCCAGGACATCGATGAAGTCATTGCTTTTACGGAAAAGTGGGTGGAAAATCGTCATGAACTCCCTTACGAAATTGATGGAATCGTAATTAAAGTGAATGATCTTGCTCAACACGAAACGTTGGGCTTTACAGCTAAAAGTCCACGATGGGCGACAGCATATAAATTTCCCGCTGAGGAAGTAGTGACAACATTATACGATATTGAATTAAACGTAGGACGAACAGGTGTTGTGACGCCAACCGCTATTCTCGAACCAGTTGTTGTTGCAGGGACAACCGTAAAGCGAGCATCCCTACACAACGAAGATTTAATTCGAGAAAAAGATGTTAAGCTTGGCGATACGGTGATCGTTAAAAAAGCAGGCGACATTATTCCTGAAGTCGTTGGTGTCATTATAGAAAAGCGCACTGGAAAAGAAATTGATTTTCATATGCCAACGGAATGTCCAGAATGTAGGAGCGAACTAGACCGGATTGAAGGCGAAGTAGCATTACGCTGTTTGAATCCGAAATGCCCAGCACAAATTCGAGAAGGGCTGATTCATTTTGTTTCAAGAAACGCGATGAATATTGATGGATTAGGTGAAAAAGTCATTAGCCAGCTGTTCTCTCATCAATTAATAGCCGATGTAGCCGATCTTTATACGTTAGACCGTGATGAACTGCTTGCACTCGAACGGATGGGGGAAAAATCCGTAGACAATTTGCTCGATGCAATCCAACGATCAAAAGACAATTCACTTGAGCGTTTATTGTTTGGCTTAGGGATTCGTTTTGTTGGCGCTAAAGCGGCAAAAACCCTCGCATTGGCGTTTGATTCGATGGGTAACCTTCGTCAAGCATCTGTAGATGAGCTGCTGAGTGTAAATGAAATCGGCGAAAAAATGGCAGATTCGATTGTGTCTTATTTCGATAAACCGGAAGTAGATGAGTTACTTGATAAATTGAAGCAAGCGGAAGTGAATATGCAGTATAGAGGTGCAAGACCAGTCATAGAGCAAAGCGATCTTGAGTCGCCTTTCGTTGGGAAAACAATTGTATTAACAGGAAAATTAAGTCATTGGAACCGTAAAGAAGCCCAAGAAAAAATCGAAGCACTTGGTGGAACTGTAACAGGTAGCGTCAGTAAGAAAACCGATATTGTTATTGCTGGAGAAGATGCCGGCTCAAAGCAGAAAAAAGCGGAGAGTCTTGGAATTACGATTTGGACAGAAGCGAAATTTGTTCAAACAATGGAAGATTTAGATTAA
- a CDS encoding CamS family sex pheromone protein → MKRWGIIGLSTMLLAGCSIFGGNDDGEQDVPEVEITDDSLSVIPSVASEENHYSSVLKDGAYLHGETRGYGVNTMNRSNLDWFELGLEEIAKDTFEPGSYYFQEGQHLTRGTVVNWINRYSETNPDGLNPELGVDDEEVDLQESIDARKQDPLILRNILEHNYMQPSENGTYETEGIVIGLALYSVYSFTYEGTPDSQEISANQQEQAGREAAEKIVERLRDGASALEEDISDVPIVVALFDDKPSNDLNAGNFFMKGVFEPGQGGEWTDINETHIHFPSSDANNDYQYDADRFSKFQSDIQGFFENHVGVVGKARYEENRLAKLAVTINIQYKGKAEVVALTQFAASKAEEYFEEVPVDIEISSMSGVIEGIVSYYPDRDPFIYVTN, encoded by the coding sequence ATGAAACGTTGGGGGATCATTGGGCTAAGCACCATGCTTTTGGCAGGGTGTTCGATTTTTGGAGGAAATGATGATGGCGAGCAAGATGTACCAGAAGTGGAGATAACAGATGATTCTCTTAGCGTTATTCCGTCTGTTGCTTCCGAAGAAAATCATTATTCAAGTGTGTTGAAAGACGGAGCCTATCTACATGGAGAAACACGAGGCTACGGTGTAAACACAATGAATCGCAGTAATTTAGACTGGTTTGAATTAGGACTAGAAGAAATTGCAAAGGATACGTTTGAACCAGGCTCCTATTATTTTCAGGAGGGGCAACATCTAACAAGAGGAACGGTCGTTAACTGGATTAATCGTTATAGTGAGACAAATCCAGATGGTTTAAATCCAGAACTAGGAGTGGATGATGAGGAGGTGGATCTACAAGAATCCATTGATGCTCGTAAGCAAGATCCACTTATTTTAAGAAATATCTTGGAACATAATTATATGCAGCCAAGCGAGAATGGTACGTATGAGACAGAGGGCATTGTTATTGGGTTAGCGCTCTATAGTGTCTATTCCTTTACGTACGAAGGCACACCGGATTCTCAAGAGATCTCTGCAAACCAACAGGAGCAAGCTGGGAGAGAAGCGGCGGAGAAGATCGTGGAGCGTTTGCGTGATGGTGCAAGTGCGTTAGAAGAAGATATTAGTGATGTCCCAATTGTTGTTGCTTTATTTGACGATAAGCCAAGCAACGATCTTAATGCTGGGAATTTCTTTATGAAAGGTGTATTTGAACCTGGACAAGGGGGAGAATGGACAGACATTAATGAAACACATATCCACTTCCCATCTTCAGACGCTAACAATGATTACCAATATGATGCTGACCGGTTTTCTAAGTTTCAATCAGACATTCAAGGCTTCTTTGAGAATCACGTCGGGGTTGTCGGTAAAGCTCGCTATGAAGAAAATCGTTTAGCAAAATTAGCGGTTACGATTAATATTCAATACAAAGGAAAAGCAGAGGTTGTAGCACTGACCCAGTTTGCAGCTTCTAAAGCAGAAGAATACTTTGAAGAAGTACCGGTAGACATTGAAATATCTTCGATGTCAGGTGTGATTGAAGGCATTGTGTCTTATTACCCTGATCGAGATCCGTTTATTTACGTAACGAATTAA